One genomic window of Bacillus mycoides includes the following:
- a CDS encoding MerR family transcriptional regulator — MELISIQELTRETGVTVRTLRYYDQIDLLKPSGKTDGGHRLYSERDVVRLQQILFLKEMGFSLKEITNMLVKGELNLKDSLEKQLRFVQEEQKKFNRMERVLQAVVYSVDVEGELDWKVMFELIQLSKQSPRIREIFQNELFSKEEQDLLRNLPNMSEEDPNVLDWVDVLKQLRNFMKDGKEASCDEVQGATKKLMLKCLEMANGDEAFLDKLWEVRKSKEDSQKMSMYPIEEELLLYMDEAFRIYDERERDK; from the coding sequence ATGGAGTTGATTTCAATTCAAGAACTAACGAGGGAAACAGGGGTTACAGTAAGGACGTTACGTTATTATGATCAAATCGATTTATTAAAGCCGAGTGGGAAAACTGATGGAGGACATCGGTTATATAGTGAGAGAGATGTTGTTCGTTTGCAGCAAATTTTATTTTTAAAAGAAATGGGTTTTTCATTAAAAGAGATTACGAATATGTTAGTAAAAGGTGAACTTAACTTAAAAGACTCGCTTGAAAAACAACTTAGATTTGTACAGGAAGAACAAAAGAAATTCAATCGAATGGAGCGTGTTTTACAAGCCGTTGTGTATTCGGTAGATGTGGAGGGAGAACTGGATTGGAAAGTTATGTTTGAACTCATTCAGCTTTCGAAACAGTCTCCTCGTATACGTGAAATATTCCAAAATGAATTGTTTTCAAAGGAAGAGCAAGATTTACTTCGTAATTTACCAAATATGAGTGAAGAAGATCCGAATGTATTAGATTGGGTAGATGTATTAAAGCAATTACGTAACTTTATGAAAGACGGTAAGGAAGCATCATGTGATGAGGTACAAGGCGCAACAAAGAAATTAATGCTGAAGTGTTTAGAGATGGCTAATGGTGATGAAGCATTTTTAGATAAATTGTGGGAAGTAAGAAAGTCAAAAGAAGATTCACAGAAAATGAGTATGTATCCAATTGAAGAAGAGCTTCTATTATATATGGATGAGGCTTTTCGTATATATGACGAAAGGGAGAGGGATAAATGA
- a CDS encoding helix-turn-helix transcriptional regulator has protein sequence MGVKNKIKELRKQHHITQVEMAKAMQVTRQTIVAIENYHYNPSLELSLKIAKYFGMKVEEIFTLE, from the coding sequence ATGGGTGTGAAAAATAAAATTAAAGAATTACGAAAGCAACATCATATAACACAAGTTGAAATGGCAAAGGCGATGCAAGTGACGCGGCAGACAATCGTGGCGATTGAGAACTACCACTATAACCCGAGTCTAGAGTTATCCCTAAAAATCGCCAAATATTTTGGAATGAAGGTAGAGGAAATATTTACGCTGGAGTAA
- a CDS encoding YeiH family protein, translating into MEQTLVIQKKKGFGFSQGIGITLLIAIAAKYLAELPFLNIMGQLVIAILIGMVWRAAIGIPQEAIAGTNFASKKLLRFGIILLGMRLNLVDIAKAGPKVLVIAAVVITFTIFVVYGLTKVFKVEKKLGILTACGTAICGAAAVVAIAPQVKAKDEETAVGAAIIAILGTIFTLIYTLLYPVLGFSPYGYGVFAGATLHEIAHVIAAAAPGGSTAVDIAVIVKLTRVAMLVPVAILIGLWFGKSEGSKEKKSWRDLPIPWFIFGFLAMSAVHSLGIIPEVVAGYIVVIAYMLIAMAMAGLGLNVEFKTFRKLGSRAFVAGLIGSVCLSVLGYVLVYALGFM; encoded by the coding sequence GTGGAACAAACACTTGTTATACAAAAGAAGAAGGGCTTTGGATTTTCGCAAGGTATTGGGATTACGTTATTAATCGCAATCGCCGCGAAATATTTAGCAGAGCTTCCATTTTTAAATATTATGGGACAATTAGTAATCGCTATTCTAATCGGGATGGTTTGGCGCGCGGCAATCGGAATTCCTCAAGAAGCGATAGCGGGAACGAACTTTGCGAGTAAGAAGTTGCTACGTTTTGGGATCATCTTACTTGGAATGCGGTTAAACCTTGTAGATATTGCAAAGGCGGGGCCGAAAGTATTGGTCATCGCAGCGGTTGTGATTACATTTACAATTTTCGTTGTATATGGACTAACGAAAGTATTTAAAGTAGAAAAGAAACTTGGAATTTTAACGGCGTGCGGAACGGCGATTTGTGGTGCGGCTGCGGTCGTGGCAATTGCACCGCAAGTGAAAGCGAAAGATGAAGAGACGGCAGTTGGGGCAGCGATTATTGCAATTTTAGGTACAATATTTACACTTATTTATACGCTATTATACCCAGTGCTTGGCTTCTCACCCTATGGTTACGGCGTGTTCGCAGGTGCGACATTGCACGAAATCGCTCATGTTATCGCTGCTGCGGCACCAGGAGGTAGCACGGCTGTAGACATCGCAGTTATTGTGAAATTAACGCGCGTAGCGATGCTTGTGCCAGTAGCGATTTTAATTGGACTATGGTTTGGCAAGAGCGAGGGAAGCAAAGAAAAAAAATCGTGGCGCGACCTTCCGATTCCTTGGTTCATCTTCGGATTTTTAGCAATGAGTGCGGTGCATTCGCTTGGGATTATCCCAGAAGTTGTTGCCGGATACATTGTAGTAATTGCGTACATGCTTATTGCAATGGCGATGGCAGGGCTAGGTTTAAATGTAGAGTTTAAAACGTTCCGTAAATTAGGAAGTAGGGCATTCGTGGCAGGGCTAATTGGCTCGGTTTGCCTTTCGGTACTTGGGTACGTTCTTGTATATGCGTTAGGATTTATGTAG
- a CDS encoding LysR family transcriptional regulator has translation MNVDILKIFVTVVEQKHFSRAAELLNLSQPGVSMHIRNLENELGTTLIQRSPKHVQVTEAGNILYIHAKQMLSLYEDAKQEINELHNVVTGTLRIGASFTIGEYLLPKILARFANENPHVEVHTFISNTEEVLQSLRSNQIDIGLVEGQVVYADVDVETFMQDEMKLVVPPNHPLLHIKDINETTLQDQVWVLRESGSGTRAYSDRFIHQHHLKMKRFFTFSSIQSVKEAVAAGLGIAILSDWTVRKELLAKELFHVEVPNEKLIRPFSIVRGKYFIPSKAIQVFLNHVDSFAKKQS, from the coding sequence ATGAACGTCGACATTTTGAAAATCTTTGTTACTGTCGTTGAACAAAAACATTTTTCGCGTGCTGCGGAACTATTAAACCTTTCACAACCCGGGGTTAGTATGCACATTCGCAACTTGGAAAATGAATTGGGGACTACACTTATTCAGCGCTCCCCAAAGCACGTCCAAGTTACCGAAGCTGGAAACATATTATACATACACGCAAAGCAAATGCTTTCACTTTATGAAGATGCGAAACAAGAAATTAATGAATTGCACAACGTCGTAACGGGAACGCTGCGAATCGGCGCTAGCTTTACAATTGGCGAATACTTACTTCCAAAAATACTTGCGCGCTTTGCGAATGAAAATCCGCACGTCGAAGTTCATACATTTATCTCAAATACGGAAGAAGTTTTGCAAAGCCTCCGCTCTAATCAAATTGATATCGGCTTAGTGGAAGGGCAAGTCGTATATGCTGACGTGGACGTTGAAACGTTTATGCAAGATGAAATGAAGCTCGTCGTCCCTCCAAATCATCCATTACTTCACATCAAGGATATAAACGAAACTACTCTCCAAGACCAAGTATGGGTATTAAGAGAAAGTGGCTCTGGGACACGTGCCTATAGCGATCGTTTCATTCATCAACATCATTTAAAAATGAAACGATTCTTTACATTTAGTAGCATTCAAAGCGTAAAGGAAGCCGTCGCTGCCGGGCTCGGCATCGCTATACTTTCTGACTGGACCGTGCGGAAAGAACTACTAGCCAAAGAACTATTCCACGTCGAAGTTCCAAATGAAAAGCTAATCCGTCCATTCTCCATCGTGCGCGGCAAATATTTTATCCCTTCTAAGGCTATTCAGGTCTTTTTAAATCATGTAGATTCTTTTGCGAAAAAACAGAGTTGA
- a CDS encoding MerR family transcriptional regulator, translating into MRIGELSKKTGVSERSLRHYEEKGLLPSNRLTNGYRDFDKSAIEKVELIQMYLQIGLNLEETARMLRCLEIEPHLYENPCSSILALYEDKLSEVTKQITLLSNIQTNLQKHVSLLKQTKEKR; encoded by the coding sequence TTGCGAATTGGGGAGTTATCTAAAAAAACAGGGGTCAGTGAGCGCTCACTGAGACATTACGAAGAAAAGGGATTACTCCCTTCAAACCGCCTCACAAACGGCTATCGTGATTTCGATAAAAGTGCCATTGAAAAAGTAGAGCTTATTCAAATGTACTTACAAATTGGCTTAAATTTAGAAGAGACAGCACGAATGTTGCGCTGCCTCGAAATAGAACCACACCTATACGAAAATCCGTGCAGCAGTATCCTTGCACTTTACGAAGACAAACTCAGTGAGGTAACGAAACAAATCACATTACTTTCCAACATTCAAACGAATTTACAAAAACACGTTTCACTCCTAAAACAAACAAAAGAAAAGAGATGA
- a CDS encoding flavodoxin family protein, translated as MFVIHGSSRQNGNTETLTHMMIDGIETEQIYLRDHIVHPITDQRHDAEGFQPVNDDYEQLIERMLEHETIIFATPLYWYGMSGHMKNFVDRWSQSLRDKSLHLKEKMTGKKMYVVIVGGDNPKLKALPLIAQFQYIFDFVGSSFEGYIIGDANGLDEIKNDAEALAKAQLYNNEFKNHKYK; from the coding sequence ATGTTCGTCATACACGGCAGTTCAAGACAAAACGGGAACACGGAAACTCTAACACATATGATGATTGATGGAATTGAAACAGAACAAATTTACTTACGTGATCATATCGTCCATCCTATTACAGATCAACGTCATGATGCAGAAGGATTTCAACCTGTAAATGATGACTACGAGCAGTTAATCGAGCGCATGCTAGAGCACGAAACTATTATCTTTGCGACGCCCCTCTATTGGTACGGCATGAGCGGTCATATGAAGAACTTCGTCGATCGCTGGTCGCAAAGTTTACGCGATAAATCCCTTCATCTCAAAGAAAAGATGACAGGTAAAAAAATGTATGTTGTTATCGTTGGCGGGGATAATCCGAAGCTAAAAGCATTACCGCTTATCGCTCAGTTCCAATACATCTTTGATTTTGTCGGTTCTTCATTTGAAGGCTATATTATTGGGGATGCGAATGGACTGGATGAAATCAAGAACGATGCTGAGGCGCTGGCAAAAGCACAACTGTATAATAACGAATTCAAAAATCACAAATACAAATAA
- the abc-f gene encoding ribosomal protection-like ABC-F family protein, with protein MTILFASNIEKSFGDRTLFTLPSLEIQTNDRIGIVGVNGAGKSTLLQILSKEIEADQGIVTHHSSIAIIPQLSEELPETASSLTKGKWNISNVADSMSGGERMRLKIAHALEQDAGILFADEPTSHLDMFGTEQLEKALLSYNGALVLISHDRDFLDTICTKIIEIEDGTIQEYKGNYSNYRKQKERERIQKQAEYEQYVQEKNRLEQSILQRKQRASSMTKVPTRFSSSESKLYKLSGAHGQENVSKAAKALETRLEKLEKKEKPKDLSQAHFDVQYHTPIHSKVVVQLNKATKKIGDRTLFKNMNGTIAPGAKLAILGANGSGKTTLFNMLLTNERGIQLSKSCKIGYFEQTLSILKTDKTILENVLEETNYTASFVRTILARLLFRREDVHKPVHVLSGGERMKVALAKVFLGNYNMLLLDEPTNYLDFTTQEELENLLQEYPGTILFISHDRAFIRSVADHILKVDEREPRIFHGNYEQYTKRTTQASVNITEQELLRLQTKLTEIISRISIPNPQDDITFLEQEYEKLLVQIQKCKEAL; from the coding sequence ATGACCATTTTATTCGCAAGTAATATTGAAAAGAGCTTTGGTGATCGCACCCTATTTACGTTACCATCACTGGAAATTCAAACAAACGATCGCATAGGAATTGTTGGCGTCAACGGAGCTGGAAAATCTACGCTATTACAAATATTAAGTAAAGAAATAGAGGCTGACCAAGGTATAGTAACTCACCATAGTTCTATCGCTATCATTCCTCAGCTTAGCGAGGAACTGCCGGAAACCGCTTCTTCTCTTACAAAAGGAAAATGGAATATTTCAAACGTTGCAGATTCAATGAGCGGCGGCGAACGAATGCGCCTAAAGATTGCTCATGCTCTCGAACAAGATGCAGGCATTCTATTTGCTGATGAGCCAACAAGTCACTTAGATATGTTCGGTACAGAGCAATTAGAAAAGGCACTTTTATCTTATAACGGTGCACTTGTTTTAATATCGCATGATCGTGATTTTCTAGATACCATATGTACCAAAATCATCGAAATTGAAGACGGTACTATTCAAGAATATAAAGGGAATTATTCAAACTATCGAAAACAAAAAGAACGTGAGCGAATACAAAAGCAAGCGGAATATGAGCAATATGTACAAGAAAAAAATCGTTTAGAGCAATCAATTTTACAAAGAAAGCAACGTGCTTCTAGCATGACAAAAGTCCCAACGCGGTTCAGTTCATCTGAATCTAAACTTTATAAATTAAGTGGGGCACATGGCCAAGAAAATGTTAGCAAAGCAGCGAAAGCATTAGAGACACGTCTCGAAAAATTAGAAAAGAAAGAAAAGCCAAAGGATCTTTCTCAAGCTCATTTTGACGTGCAATACCATACACCCATTCATAGTAAAGTGGTGGTACAGCTTAATAAAGCAACAAAGAAAATAGGTGACCGCACACTATTTAAAAATATGAATGGAACTATTGCCCCTGGTGCAAAGCTTGCTATTTTAGGCGCAAACGGAAGTGGAAAAACAACTTTGTTCAATATGCTTCTCACAAACGAGCGCGGCATTCAGCTTTCGAAAAGCTGTAAAATTGGATACTTTGAACAAACACTATCAATTTTAAAAACAGATAAAACAATTTTAGAAAATGTTCTAGAAGAAACAAACTATACGGCGTCGTTCGTACGAACAATACTTGCAAGGCTCCTATTCCGCCGTGAAGATGTTCATAAACCTGTGCACGTCTTAAGTGGTGGTGAACGAATGAAGGTTGCACTCGCAAAAGTATTTTTAGGAAACTATAATATGCTTCTGCTCGATGAACCGACGAACTATTTAGATTTCACAACACAGGAAGAATTAGAAAACCTGTTACAAGAGTATCCTGGCACTATACTTTTCATTAGCCATGACCGCGCCTTTATTCGTTCTGTTGCAGACCATATTCTAAAAGTAGATGAGAGAGAGCCTAGAATATTCCACGGCAATTACGAGCAATACACAAAAAGAACAACTCAAGCTTCTGTAAATATTACTGAACAAGAATTATTACGGTTACAAACAAAATTAACAGAAATCATCAGCCGGATTTCTATACCAAATCCTCAAGATGACATCACATTTCTCGAACAAGAATACGAAAAATTATTAGTTCAAATTCAAAAATGTAAAGAAGCGCTCTAA
- a CDS encoding YbjQ family protein, translating into MIVTTTSTIQGKEIIDYIDIVNGEAIMGANIVRDLFASVRDVVGGRAGAYESKLKEARDIAMEEMKTLARQKNANAIVGIDVDYEVVREGMLMVAVSGTAVRI; encoded by the coding sequence ATGATTGTAACAACAACTTCTACCATTCAAGGAAAAGAGATTATTGACTATATCGATATCGTCAATGGCGAAGCAATTATGGGGGCGAATATCGTGCGTGACCTTTTCGCTTCTGTCCGTGACGTTGTCGGTGGCCGTGCAGGCGCTTACGAAAGTAAATTGAAAGAAGCACGCGACATTGCAATGGAAGAGATGAAAACTCTCGCAAGACAAAAAAATGCGAATGCCATTGTCGGTATCGATGTGGACTACGAAGTAGTTCGCGAAGGGATGCTAATGGTTGCTGTGAGCGGGACTGCTGTCCGTATATAA
- a CDS encoding ABC transporter ATP-binding protein, with translation MLRKFFSYYKPYKGLFILDFSCAVIAGLLELGFPLIVNQFIDKLLPGQNWTLILWACFGLFAVYVLNAGLQYVVTYWGHMLGINIETDMRQKLFDHIQKLSFRFFDNNKTGHLISRLTNDLMEIGEIAHHGPEDLFIAIMTLVGAFSFMMMINWKLALLTFFVIPFLLWLALYFNKKMTGTFRRLFSDVADFNACIENNVGGIRVVQAFGNEKFEKEQFAVNNARFRTTKLMAYKIMALNSSISYMLMRLVTLFVLICGTWFVLQGELTYGGFIGFVLLTNIFFRPIEKINAVIESYPKGIAGFKRYVELLETEPDIVDSKDAIEVKHVHGDIQYNNITFGYENKEPILNDISLKIHAGETVAFVGPSGAGKTTLCSLLPRFYEHSSGSIQIDGIDTKEMTLSSLRKQIGIVQQDVFLFSGTIRENIAYGNLKASESEIWQAVKRAQLEDLIYSQPDGLDTVIGERGVKLSGGQKQRLAIARMFLKNPPILILDEATSALDTETELAIQKSLAELSVGRTTLVIAHRLATIKNADRIVVVNKDGIAEQGSHAELIERGGGYSRLYEAQFSS, from the coding sequence ATGTTACGTAAATTTTTTTCTTACTATAAACCGTATAAAGGTTTATTTATACTTGATTTTTCCTGTGCAGTTATCGCAGGCTTACTCGAACTTGGTTTCCCGCTTATCGTAAATCAATTTATTGATAAGTTATTACCAGGGCAAAACTGGACGCTTATTTTATGGGCTTGTTTCGGTTTATTCGCAGTTTATGTGTTAAATGCAGGTTTGCAATATGTCGTTACATATTGGGGGCATATGCTTGGTATTAACATTGAAACAGATATGAGACAGAAATTATTTGATCACATTCAAAAGCTATCATTCAGATTTTTTGATAATAATAAAACAGGTCATTTAATTTCACGTCTTACAAACGATTTAATGGAAATTGGGGAAATTGCTCACCACGGACCAGAAGATTTATTTATTGCCATTATGACTTTAGTCGGAGCATTTTCATTTATGATGATGATTAACTGGAAGTTAGCACTTCTAACATTCTTCGTAATCCCGTTCTTATTATGGTTGGCACTTTACTTCAACAAAAAAATGACAGGTACGTTTAGACGTTTATTCTCAGACGTTGCTGATTTCAATGCATGTATTGAGAACAATGTTGGTGGTATCCGCGTTGTACAAGCATTCGGAAATGAAAAGTTTGAGAAAGAGCAATTTGCTGTAAATAATGCTCGTTTCCGTACAACAAAATTAATGGCGTATAAAATTATGGCGTTAAATTCATCTATTAGTTATATGCTGATGCGTCTTGTAACACTCTTTGTATTAATATGTGGTACATGGTTCGTACTGCAAGGTGAATTAACGTACGGTGGATTTATTGGATTCGTTTTGTTAACGAACATTTTCTTCCGCCCAATTGAAAAAATTAATGCGGTTATTGAAAGTTATCCGAAAGGAATCGCTGGTTTTAAAAGATATGTAGAACTTCTGGAAACAGAGCCGGATATTGTAGATTCTAAAGATGCAATAGAAGTTAAACATGTACACGGCGATATTCAATACAATAACATCACGTTCGGATATGAAAATAAAGAGCCGATTTTAAACGATATTAGTTTGAAAATACATGCAGGTGAAACAGTTGCTTTCGTTGGACCATCAGGGGCAGGGAAAACAACACTATGTAGTTTATTACCGCGTTTTTATGAACACTCATCTGGATCGATTCAAATTGATGGCATTGACACGAAAGAGATGACGTTATCGTCACTTCGTAAGCAAATCGGAATTGTGCAGCAAGATGTTTTCTTATTCTCAGGAACAATTCGTGAAAATATCGCTTACGGAAACTTAAAAGCTTCAGAATCTGAAATTTGGCAGGCGGTAAAACGTGCCCAGTTGGAGGACTTAATTTACTCGCAACCAGATGGTTTAGATACAGTTATTGGTGAGCGTGGTGTGAAACTTTCAGGAGGACAAAAGCAGCGCTTAGCAATTGCCCGTATGTTCTTGAAAAACCCACCAATTTTAATTTTAGATGAAGCAACTTCTGCGCTAGACACAGAGACGGAACTTGCTATCCAAAAATCACTTGCTGAACTATCTGTCGGTCGTACAACGTTAGTTATCGCTCACAGGCTCGCAACTATTAAAAATGCAGATCGCATCGTCGTTGTAAATAAAGATGGTATTGCAGAACAAGGTTCACATGCTGAATTAATTGAGCGTGGCGGAGGGTATAGCAGGTTATACGAAGCACAGTTTAGTTCGTAA
- a CDS encoding arylamine N-acetyltransferase family protein, whose protein sequence is MDIQKYLEHIQSEKREVSFSYLSHLQKQHVLNVHFENLDILARKPLSLREEDLYQKIVHAKQGGVCYELNGIFYFLLKELGFDPYLMAGTVYVREGIWALENAHLFIIVPIDNKEYLVDVGMGGNSPRIPVPLNGEEVVDSDGLYRVNKDETTSFYYLQKKTDDEWEILYRFEQPSHKWNLENIHPICVLTETAPESMFNKMYFLSRVTENGRITLLGDTLIMVDGKEKTKEKLEKHEIEEIVRRYFQIQM, encoded by the coding sequence TTGGATATTCAAAAATATTTAGAACATATTCAATCTGAAAAAAGAGAGGTAAGTTTCTCTTACTTATCTCATCTTCAAAAACAACATGTACTCAACGTTCATTTTGAGAATCTTGATATTCTGGCAAGAAAACCGCTATCTTTGCGTGAAGAAGATTTGTATCAAAAAATTGTTCATGCGAAACAGGGTGGCGTGTGCTACGAGTTAAACGGAATATTTTATTTTCTGCTAAAAGAATTAGGTTTTGACCCGTATCTTATGGCAGGAACTGTATATGTAAGAGAAGGAATTTGGGCTCTTGAAAATGCTCACTTATTCATAATCGTACCAATTGATAATAAAGAATACTTGGTGGATGTAGGTATGGGCGGTAATTCGCCACGAATTCCTGTTCCGCTGAATGGAGAGGAAGTTGTAGATAGTGATGGCCTTTACCGAGTAAATAAAGATGAAACAACATCGTTTTATTATTTGCAAAAAAAGACTGATGATGAATGGGAGATTCTATATCGATTTGAGCAGCCTTCCCATAAATGGAACTTGGAGAACATTCATCCAATCTGTGTCTTAACTGAAACAGCTCCAGAATCAATGTTCAACAAGATGTATTTCCTTTCAAGAGTGACAGAAAATGGGCGTATCACTTTGTTAGGAGACACGCTAATTATGGTTGATGGAAAAGAAAAAACAAAAGAAAAACTAGAAAAACATGAGATTGAAGAAATTGTTCGTCGCTATTTTCAAATCCAAATGTAG